In Sceloporus undulatus isolate JIND9_A2432 ecotype Alabama chromosome 10, SceUnd_v1.1, whole genome shotgun sequence, the following proteins share a genomic window:
- the USP30 gene encoding ubiquitin carboxyl-terminal hydrolase 30 isoform X2, which translates to MLGVLGVGAPQARAQVMKNWGLLGGVAAALAASAYVLWGPLSERKRRRHGLVPGLLNLGNTCFMNSLLQGLSACPSFIQWLEGFTAQCQAGQRETAECRSLSSTLLHLLKALSGQEATEDDLLDASGLLEVLRMYQWHISSFEEQDAHELFHVLTSSLEDERDCQPRVTHLFDVYALEQPEMPQERIHCRTRGSLHPLSSHWKLQHPFHGRLTSNMVCKHCKHHSPLRYDTFDSLSLSIPAAMWGHPLTLDHCLHHFISSESVKNVVCDNCTKIQRAKGTEPGHFVENQRTTFVKQLKLGKVRPR; encoded by the exons ATGCTGGGGGTCCTGGGAGTTGGCGCCCCCCAAGCAAG AGCTCAAGTGATGAAGAACTGGGGCCTCCTTGGGGGTGTTGCGGCTGCCCTTGCTGCCAGCGCCTATGTCCTGTGGGGTCCCCTCTCGGAGCGGAAGAGGCGCCGGCACG GGCTGGTTCCAGGCCTGCTCAACCTGGGGAACACGTGCTTCATGAACTCCCTCCTCCAAGGGCTGTCGGCCTGTCCCTCCTTCATCCAGTGGCTGGAAGGCTTCACTGCCCAGTGCCAAGCCGGCCAGAGAGAAACTGCGGAGTGCCGGTCCTTGTCCTCGACGCTGCTGCACCTCCTGAAAG CTTTGTCCGGCCAAGAGGCCACAGAAGACGACCTCCTGGACGCGAGCGGCTTGTTGGAGGTCTTAAGGATGTACCAATGGCACATCTCTTCCTTCGAAGAGCAG GATGCTCATGAGCTGTTCCACGTCCTTACCTCCTCATTGGAAGATGAAAGAGACTGTCAGCCGCGGGTCACGCATCTGTTTGATGTGTATGCGCTAGAG CAACCAGAAATGCCACAAGAGCGAATACACTGCAGAACGAGAG GGTCCTTGCATCCCTTGTCAAGCCACTGGAAGCTGCAGCACCCTTTTCATGGGAGGCTGACAAGCAACATGGTTTGCAAACATTGCAAGCATCAC AGTCCGCTCAGGTATGACACCTTTGACAGCCTTTCCTTGAGCATCCCTGCCGCCATGTGG GGCCATCCCTTGACGTTGGACCACTGCCTCCATCATTTCATCTCCTCCGAGTCGGTCAAGAATGTCGTGTGTGACAATTGCACAAAG ATCCAAAGGGCCAAAGGGACGGAGCCTGGGCACTTCGTGGAGAACCAGCGGACCACCTTTGTGAAGCAGCTGAAGCTGGGGAAAGTAAGacctagataa
- the USP30 gene encoding ubiquitin carboxyl-terminal hydrolase 30 isoform X3, which produces MEGGRSVLELTCSFVLESFISGLSGKETPAATLSLLCLYVFRAQVMKNWGLLGGVAAALAASAYVLWGPLSERKRRRHGLVPGLLNLGNTCFMNSLLQGLSACPSFIQWLEGFTAQCQAGQRETAECRSLSSTLLHLLKALSGQEATEDDLLDASGLLEVLRMYQWHISSFEEQQPEMPQERIHCRTRGSLHPLSSHWKLQHPFHGRLTSNMVCKHCKHHSPLRYDTFDSLSLSIPAAMWGHPLTLDHCLHHFISSESVKNVVCDNCTKIQRAKGTEPGHFVENQRTTFVKQLKLGKVRPR; this is translated from the exons atggagggagggaggagtgtacTTGAATTGACTTGCAGCTTTGTTTTGGAGAGTTTCATTTCAGGACTCTCAGGCAAAGAGACACCCGCTGCAACTCTTTCCCTGTTGTGCCTTTATGTTTTCAGAGCTCAAGTGATGAAGAACTGGGGCCTCCTTGGGGGTGTTGCGGCTGCCCTTGCTGCCAGCGCCTATGTCCTGTGGGGTCCCCTCTCGGAGCGGAAGAGGCGCCGGCACG GGCTGGTTCCAGGCCTGCTCAACCTGGGGAACACGTGCTTCATGAACTCCCTCCTCCAAGGGCTGTCGGCCTGTCCCTCCTTCATCCAGTGGCTGGAAGGCTTCACTGCCCAGTGCCAAGCCGGCCAGAGAGAAACTGCGGAGTGCCGGTCCTTGTCCTCGACGCTGCTGCACCTCCTGAAAG CTTTGTCCGGCCAAGAGGCCACAGAAGACGACCTCCTGGACGCGAGCGGCTTGTTGGAGGTCTTAAGGATGTACCAATGGCACATCTCTTCCTTCGAAGAGCAG CAACCAGAAATGCCACAAGAGCGAATACACTGCAGAACGAGAG GGTCCTTGCATCCCTTGTCAAGCCACTGGAAGCTGCAGCACCCTTTTCATGGGAGGCTGACAAGCAACATGGTTTGCAAACATTGCAAGCATCAC AGTCCGCTCAGGTATGACACCTTTGACAGCCTTTCCTTGAGCATCCCTGCCGCCATGTGG GGCCATCCCTTGACGTTGGACCACTGCCTCCATCATTTCATCTCCTCCGAGTCGGTCAAGAATGTCGTGTGTGACAATTGCACAAAG ATCCAAAGGGCCAAAGGGACGGAGCCTGGGCACTTCGTGGAGAACCAGCGGACCACCTTTGTGAAGCAGCTGAAGCTGGGGAAAGTAAGacctagataa
- the USP30 gene encoding ubiquitin carboxyl-terminal hydrolase 30 isoform X1, whose product MEGGRSVLELTCSFVLESFISGLSGKETPAATLSLLCLYVFRAQVMKNWGLLGGVAAALAASAYVLWGPLSERKRRRHGLVPGLLNLGNTCFMNSLLQGLSACPSFIQWLEGFTAQCQAGQRETAECRSLSSTLLHLLKALSGQEATEDDLLDASGLLEVLRMYQWHISSFEEQDAHELFHVLTSSLEDERDCQPRVTHLFDVYALEQPEMPQERIHCRTRGSLHPLSSHWKLQHPFHGRLTSNMVCKHCKHHSPLRYDTFDSLSLSIPAAMWGHPLTLDHCLHHFISSESVKNVVCDNCTKIQRAKGTEPGHFVENQRTTFVKQLKLGKVRPR is encoded by the exons atggagggagggaggagtgtacTTGAATTGACTTGCAGCTTTGTTTTGGAGAGTTTCATTTCAGGACTCTCAGGCAAAGAGACACCCGCTGCAACTCTTTCCCTGTTGTGCCTTTATGTTTTCAGAGCTCAAGTGATGAAGAACTGGGGCCTCCTTGGGGGTGTTGCGGCTGCCCTTGCTGCCAGCGCCTATGTCCTGTGGGGTCCCCTCTCGGAGCGGAAGAGGCGCCGGCACG GGCTGGTTCCAGGCCTGCTCAACCTGGGGAACACGTGCTTCATGAACTCCCTCCTCCAAGGGCTGTCGGCCTGTCCCTCCTTCATCCAGTGGCTGGAAGGCTTCACTGCCCAGTGCCAAGCCGGCCAGAGAGAAACTGCGGAGTGCCGGTCCTTGTCCTCGACGCTGCTGCACCTCCTGAAAG CTTTGTCCGGCCAAGAGGCCACAGAAGACGACCTCCTGGACGCGAGCGGCTTGTTGGAGGTCTTAAGGATGTACCAATGGCACATCTCTTCCTTCGAAGAGCAG GATGCTCATGAGCTGTTCCACGTCCTTACCTCCTCATTGGAAGATGAAAGAGACTGTCAGCCGCGGGTCACGCATCTGTTTGATGTGTATGCGCTAGAG CAACCAGAAATGCCACAAGAGCGAATACACTGCAGAACGAGAG GGTCCTTGCATCCCTTGTCAAGCCACTGGAAGCTGCAGCACCCTTTTCATGGGAGGCTGACAAGCAACATGGTTTGCAAACATTGCAAGCATCAC AGTCCGCTCAGGTATGACACCTTTGACAGCCTTTCCTTGAGCATCCCTGCCGCCATGTGG GGCCATCCCTTGACGTTGGACCACTGCCTCCATCATTTCATCTCCTCCGAGTCGGTCAAGAATGTCGTGTGTGACAATTGCACAAAG ATCCAAAGGGCCAAAGGGACGGAGCCTGGGCACTTCGTGGAGAACCAGCGGACCACCTTTGTGAAGCAGCTGAAGCTGGGGAAAGTAAGacctagataa
- the USP30 gene encoding ubiquitin carboxyl-terminal hydrolase 30 isoform X4: protein MKNWGLLGGVAAALAASAYVLWGPLSERKRRRHGLVPGLLNLGNTCFMNSLLQGLSACPSFIQWLEGFTAQCQAGQRETAECRSLSSTLLHLLKALSGQEATEDDLLDASGLLEVLRMYQWHISSFEEQDAHELFHVLTSSLEDERDCQPRVTHLFDVYALEQPEMPQERIHCRTRGSLHPLSSHWKLQHPFHGRLTSNMVCKHCKHHSPLRYDTFDSLSLSIPAAMWGHPLTLDHCLHHFISSESVKNVVCDNCTKIQRAKGTEPGHFVENQRTTFVKQLKLGKVRPR from the exons ATGAAGAACTGGGGCCTCCTTGGGGGTGTTGCGGCTGCCCTTGCTGCCAGCGCCTATGTCCTGTGGGGTCCCCTCTCGGAGCGGAAGAGGCGCCGGCACG GGCTGGTTCCAGGCCTGCTCAACCTGGGGAACACGTGCTTCATGAACTCCCTCCTCCAAGGGCTGTCGGCCTGTCCCTCCTTCATCCAGTGGCTGGAAGGCTTCACTGCCCAGTGCCAAGCCGGCCAGAGAGAAACTGCGGAGTGCCGGTCCTTGTCCTCGACGCTGCTGCACCTCCTGAAAG CTTTGTCCGGCCAAGAGGCCACAGAAGACGACCTCCTGGACGCGAGCGGCTTGTTGGAGGTCTTAAGGATGTACCAATGGCACATCTCTTCCTTCGAAGAGCAG GATGCTCATGAGCTGTTCCACGTCCTTACCTCCTCATTGGAAGATGAAAGAGACTGTCAGCCGCGGGTCACGCATCTGTTTGATGTGTATGCGCTAGAG CAACCAGAAATGCCACAAGAGCGAATACACTGCAGAACGAGAG GGTCCTTGCATCCCTTGTCAAGCCACTGGAAGCTGCAGCACCCTTTTCATGGGAGGCTGACAAGCAACATGGTTTGCAAACATTGCAAGCATCAC AGTCCGCTCAGGTATGACACCTTTGACAGCCTTTCCTTGAGCATCCCTGCCGCCATGTGG GGCCATCCCTTGACGTTGGACCACTGCCTCCATCATTTCATCTCCTCCGAGTCGGTCAAGAATGTCGTGTGTGACAATTGCACAAAG ATCCAAAGGGCCAAAGGGACGGAGCCTGGGCACTTCGTGGAGAACCAGCGGACCACCTTTGTGAAGCAGCTGAAGCTGGGGAAAGTAAGacctagataa
- the UNG gene encoding uracil-DNA glycosylase isoform X2: protein MIGQRTLRSFFSPLPAGEKRSRVSEPNQDAEEAPKRPKANSTSAARWPPATAAAALTPEQLERIRKNKEAAQQRLASRTVVVSAAPEMAPGWKAALAPEFAKPYFPQLMAYVAEERRRYTVYPPPDQVFTWTQMCDVRDVKVVILGQDPYHGPGQAHGLCFSVQRPVPPPPSLENIYKELTTDIEGFSHPGHGDLTGWAKQGVLLLNAVLTVRMHQPNSHKEKGWELLTDAAVSWLDKNLDGLVFLLWGAYAQKKGGSINRKRHHILPTAHPSPLSAHRGFFGCKHFSKANELLRKSGKEPIDWGAL from the exons ATGATTGGGCAGAGGACGCTGCGGTCCTTCTTCTCCCCGCTCCCCGCCGGAGAGAAGCGGAGCCGCGTCTCGGAGCCGAACCAGGACGCCGAGGAG gcGCCCAAGAGGCCCAAGGCCAACTCCACCTCCGCCGCAAGATGGCCTCCTGCAACTGCTGCTGCCGCACTGACCCCAGAACAGCTGGAGCGCATCCGGAAGAACAAAGAGGCGGCCCAGCAGAGGCTGGCCTCCCGCACCGTCGTTGTCTCTGCGGCCCCCGAAATGGCGCCTGGATGGAAGGCCGCCCTGGCCCCTGAGTTCGCTAAGCCCTACTTCCCCCAG CTTATGGCTTACGTTGCGGAGGAACGCCGCCGCTACACTGTCTATCCTCCTCCCGACCAGGTCTTCACTTGGACCCAGATGTGCGACGTCCGTGAT GTAAAAGTGGTCATCTTGGGCCAGGATCCGTATCATGGGCCCGGTCAGGCCCACGGCCTCTGCTTCAGCGTCCAGAGACCAGTCCCACCTCCACCCAG CCTGGAGAACATTTACAAAGAGCTTACTACTGACATCGAAGGCTTTTCTCATCCTGGCCACGGAGACTTGACTGGTTGGGCTAAACAAG GGGTGCTCCTGCTGAATGCCGTCCTCACGGTCCGGATGCACCAGCCCAATTCCCACAAGGAGAAGGGCTGGGAGCTGCTCACGGATGCAGCGGTCTCCTGGCTGGACAAGAACCTGGACGGCCTGGTCTTCCTCCTCTGGGGGGCCTATGCGCAGAAGAAAGGCGGCTCCATCAACCGG aAGCGGCACCACATCCTTCCGACGGCGCACCCTTCCCCTCTTTCAGCGCACAGGGGCTTCTTTGGCTGCAAGCATTTCTCCAAAGCCAACGAACTGCTGAGGAAGTCTGGGAAGGAGCCCATCGACTGGGGAGCGCTGTAG
- the UNG gene encoding uracil-DNA glycosylase isoform X1 encodes MRDFRTPRAALKLKLRGSPAGGSGRGLPSPRGIGPLSPLPIKAAPKRPKANSTSAARWPPATAAAALTPEQLERIRKNKEAAQQRLASRTVVVSAAPEMAPGWKAALAPEFAKPYFPQLMAYVAEERRRYTVYPPPDQVFTWTQMCDVRDVKVVILGQDPYHGPGQAHGLCFSVQRPVPPPPSLENIYKELTTDIEGFSHPGHGDLTGWAKQGVLLLNAVLTVRMHQPNSHKEKGWELLTDAAVSWLDKNLDGLVFLLWGAYAQKKGGSINRKRHHILPTAHPSPLSAHRGFFGCKHFSKANELLRKSGKEPIDWGAL; translated from the exons ATGAGGGACTTTAGAACACCACGCGCTGCGTTGAAATTAAAGCTGCGCGGGAGCCCAGCTGGAGGCTCGGGGCGGGGTTTACCTTCACCTCGCGGCATTGGCCCTTTGAGCCCTCTCCCAATTAAGGCG gcGCCCAAGAGGCCCAAGGCCAACTCCACCTCCGCCGCAAGATGGCCTCCTGCAACTGCTGCTGCCGCACTGACCCCAGAACAGCTGGAGCGCATCCGGAAGAACAAAGAGGCGGCCCAGCAGAGGCTGGCCTCCCGCACCGTCGTTGTCTCTGCGGCCCCCGAAATGGCGCCTGGATGGAAGGCCGCCCTGGCCCCTGAGTTCGCTAAGCCCTACTTCCCCCAG CTTATGGCTTACGTTGCGGAGGAACGCCGCCGCTACACTGTCTATCCTCCTCCCGACCAGGTCTTCACTTGGACCCAGATGTGCGACGTCCGTGAT GTAAAAGTGGTCATCTTGGGCCAGGATCCGTATCATGGGCCCGGTCAGGCCCACGGCCTCTGCTTCAGCGTCCAGAGACCAGTCCCACCTCCACCCAG CCTGGAGAACATTTACAAAGAGCTTACTACTGACATCGAAGGCTTTTCTCATCCTGGCCACGGAGACTTGACTGGTTGGGCTAAACAAG GGGTGCTCCTGCTGAATGCCGTCCTCACGGTCCGGATGCACCAGCCCAATTCCCACAAGGAGAAGGGCTGGGAGCTGCTCACGGATGCAGCGGTCTCCTGGCTGGACAAGAACCTGGACGGCCTGGTCTTCCTCCTCTGGGGGGCCTATGCGCAGAAGAAAGGCGGCTCCATCAACCGG aAGCGGCACCACATCCTTCCGACGGCGCACCCTTCCCCTCTTTCAGCGCACAGGGGCTTCTTTGGCTGCAAGCATTTCTCCAAAGCCAACGAACTGCTGAGGAAGTCTGGGAAGGAGCCCATCGACTGGGGAGCGCTGTAG